A window of the Kosakonia radicincitans DSM 16656 genome harbors these coding sequences:
- a CDS encoding transcriptional regulator, which yields MTALDHAIRTAGSANRLATAIGVSGMAISQWKKNNGVVPASRVLKVFSVTGVTPHELRPDLYPNPTDGIPQLPETAACKPQ from the coding sequence ATGACAGCTCTTGATCACGCAATTCGAACGGCAGGTTCTGCCAATAGGTTGGCAACTGCCATTGGCGTCAGCGGAATGGCCATCAGCCAATGGAAAAAAAATAACGGTGTTGTTCCGGCGTCACGAGTTTTGAAGGTTTTTTCCGTAACCGGGGTTACACCTCACGAACTTAGACCTGACCTTTATCCGAACCCTACTGATGGGATCCCCCAACTGCCGGAGACCGCAGCATGCAAACCGCAATAG
- a CDS encoding toxin YdaT family protein, with translation MQTAIVTNRMRSAAGSLKSKNQIEPRRRDNMKRLSVFDAVRVWEKTLPGQAQETIARLVAEEWQRIGGRGITVNKQNLFRYLRNDGGSEKYNRYVMHLLPAIAAAMPIEIARKFGLRSGKTEAELVASAIKECGEAHQAKLLGAPVHRLEKEIWEAATSLYAMLPREISEPALALLSTLAPQCF, from the coding sequence ATGCAAACCGCAATAGTTACAAATCGTATGCGAAGTGCGGCTGGCTCCCTGAAATCTAAAAATCAGATTGAACCGCGGCGCCGCGACAATATGAAACGCTTGAGCGTATTTGATGCTGTCCGCGTGTGGGAGAAAACCCTACCGGGACAGGCTCAGGAAACTATCGCCCGGCTGGTGGCTGAGGAATGGCAGCGCATCGGTGGGCGGGGGATCACGGTCAACAAGCAGAACCTGTTCCGGTATCTCCGTAACGATGGTGGCTCTGAAAAATATAACCGCTACGTAATGCATCTTCTGCCCGCTATTGCAGCCGCAATGCCAATCGAAATTGCCCGAAAGTTTGGTCTCCGATCCGGTAAAACCGAAGCGGAGCTGGTGGCCAGCGCTATTAAAGAATGTGGGGAAGCGCACCAGGCAAAGCTACTCGGCGCACCAGTGCATCGACTGGAAAAAGAGATATGGGAAGCCGCTACATCCCTGTATGCAATGTTGCCTCGAGAAATCTCCGAGCCAGCTCTGGCGCTGCTCAGCACTCTGGCGCCGCAATGTTTTTGA
- a CDS encoding DUF1376 domain-containing protein, whose translation MAALPYMQLYIADYLADTMHLSTEEHGAYLLLMFNYWQTGRAIPKNRLEKIARLSNDRWAAVEPSLKEFFSDNGSEWVHERIERDLETVRSSISQKSEAGKASARARKAKKQTGGERETNERSTAVESPLEQETNENVTNKDPDIDTDLKENPEREREGAQQEFLPPFGKFPITDDWLPGAEFVGQAALWGINLGEQPGYTAVELQQFRDYWKCEGKVKHHIQWEQTFATSLKASRAKTAAQAQTPRRQPAFGVSTPDTAIPPGFRG comes from the coding sequence ATGGCCGCGCTGCCTTACATGCAACTTTACATTGCTGATTACCTGGCGGACACCATGCATCTGTCCACTGAGGAGCATGGCGCGTATTTGCTTCTCATGTTCAATTACTGGCAAACGGGGCGGGCCATACCCAAAAACCGCCTGGAGAAAATTGCCCGCTTAAGTAACGACCGTTGGGCTGCCGTTGAACCATCGTTAAAAGAATTTTTTTCAGATAACGGTTCCGAGTGGGTTCATGAACGTATTGAGCGTGATCTTGAAACGGTTCGGTCCTCTATCAGCCAAAAGTCCGAGGCAGGAAAAGCATCAGCAAGAGCGAGAAAAGCCAAAAAACAAACGGGAGGTGAACGAGAAACTAACGAGCGTTCAACGGCTGTTGAATCGCCGTTAGAACAGGAGACTAACGAGAATGTAACTAATAAAGATCCAGATATAGATACAGATCTAAAAGAAAACCCAGAGAGAGAGAGGGAGGGCGCGCAACAAGAATTTTTGCCACCATTCGGGAAATTTCCGATCACTGATGACTGGTTACCGGGTGCTGAATTTGTAGGTCAGGCGGCACTGTGGGGAATAAACCTCGGTGAGCAACCCGGATATACCGCTGTTGAGTTGCAGCAATTCCGCGATTACTGGAAATGCGAAGGGAAGGTTAAGCACCACATTCAGTGGGAACAGACTTTCGCAACCAGCCTGAAAGCATCACGTGCCAAAACTGCCGCACAGGCGCAAACCCCGCGCCGTCAGCCAGCCTTTGGCGTTTCGACACCCGACACGGCGATCCCGCCGGGATTCAGGGGGTAA
- a CDS encoding ATP-binding protein: MKSTSDILGRLQRLIPAGIQPKFTSAAELMAWQQEEGRKRAAELEKANQRARSEKIFGRSGICDLHRNCTFANYQVSNDGQKHALTLAKSYAHNFGSGFASFVFSGGCGTGKNHLAAAVGNYLLQRDHTVLVVTVPDLMLRARKCYDEGQSESALLDDLCKVDLLVLDEVGVQRDTRNEWVLLNQIIDRRLAAMKPVGVLTNLNFDELSKILGERAMDRLTMDNGIWVNFTWGSYRKNVTHLRLVK, encoded by the coding sequence ATGAAATCGACGAGTGACATTCTTGGTCGTCTGCAGCGACTGATTCCAGCAGGCATTCAGCCTAAGTTTACCAGCGCCGCTGAGTTAATGGCCTGGCAGCAGGAGGAGGGGCGCAAGCGAGCAGCAGAGCTGGAAAAAGCGAATCAGCGTGCACGTTCAGAGAAAATTTTTGGACGGTCTGGCATCTGCGATTTGCACCGGAATTGCACCTTCGCAAATTACCAGGTGAGCAACGACGGGCAAAAACACGCGCTGACGCTGGCAAAAAGTTATGCCCATAACTTCGGCAGCGGTTTCGCCAGCTTCGTTTTCAGCGGTGGCTGCGGTACAGGGAAAAATCATCTGGCTGCTGCCGTCGGTAATTACCTGCTGCAGCGTGATCACACGGTGCTGGTGGTGACCGTTCCTGACCTGATGCTGCGCGCTCGCAAATGTTACGACGAAGGGCAATCTGAATCGGCATTGCTGGATGACCTGTGCAAGGTTGATTTGCTGGTGCTGGATGAGGTCGGTGTACAGCGCGACACCCGCAACGAGTGGGTATTGCTGAATCAAATTATCGATCGCCGCCTGGCGGCAATGAAACCTGTGGGGGTGCTGACCAACCTGAATTTTGACGAGTTATCGAAAATCTTGGGTGAACGGGCAATGGACCGTTTGACCATGGATAACGGCATCTGGGTGAATTTTACCTGGGGGAGTTACCGCAAAAATGTGACTCATTTGCGGCTTGTTAAATAA
- a CDS encoding PerC family transcriptional regulator: MTRQKRVTQIDRVAVFVAQNPGCVLGDICEAFDTPAGTTGHQLRKLVTRNLLSREHNGTQYTYAAIPGADIPDIDLGFVSEKADPKIMGAQLDEAKALEERGCWNRAATKYADMMGLARNSHEIAFLSKLRDNCFRKAQSRRVSAC, from the coding sequence ATGACCAGACAAAAACGAGTAACCCAAATTGATCGCGTAGCAGTTTTCGTAGCGCAGAACCCTGGGTGTGTACTGGGTGACATCTGTGAAGCTTTCGACACTCCGGCAGGAACCACAGGGCATCAACTCAGGAAGCTGGTGACGCGCAATCTTTTAAGCCGTGAGCATAACGGTACTCAGTACACCTATGCCGCAATTCCCGGCGCGGATATTCCAGACATCGACCTGGGTTTCGTGAGTGAAAAAGCGGATCCGAAAATCATGGGTGCGCAACTCGATGAGGCGAAAGCGCTTGAGGAACGCGGGTGCTGGAATCGTGCTGCAACAAAATACGCCGACATGATGGGACTGGCCCGCAATTCTCACGAAATCGCGTTTCTTTCGAAGCTTCGCGATAACTGCTTTCGGAAAGCTCAAAGCCGGAGAGTATCAGCATGTTGA
- a CDS encoding RusA family crossover junction endodeoxyribonuclease, whose amino-acid sequence MIYPIVPMGKPRMTRSDKWKKRPEVMRYRAFCDEVRICGVVLPVAGAYVTFILPMPASWSKKKRAEMNGKPHQVKPDKDNLEKALLDALFENDAHIWDSRVTKLWGESGQIIIEEDALCVFS is encoded by the coding sequence ATGATTTATCCTATTGTGCCGATGGGCAAACCCCGTATGACCCGCTCTGACAAATGGAAAAAAAGACCGGAGGTGATGCGCTACCGTGCGTTTTGCGATGAGGTTCGGATCTGTGGCGTCGTTTTGCCCGTTGCCGGGGCGTACGTCACTTTTATTCTGCCGATGCCTGCGAGCTGGAGCAAAAAGAAGCGTGCTGAGATGAACGGGAAGCCGCACCAGGTGAAACCTGACAAAGACAACCTTGAAAAAGCGCTCCTTGATGCTTTGTTCGAAAACGATGCGCACATTTGGGATTCACGGGTAACAAAATTATGGGGTGAATCTGGCCAGATTATTATTGAGGAGGATGCTTTATGCGTGTTCTCCTGA
- a CDS encoding DUF968 domain-containing protein, translating to MRVLLKPAISREMGIVLLKPGKHLMSLFASGRVLVEMEPANMAHLPSGEVPPAHQPLIADPALAPFFSNEKVIAAAGGVDGVEYWLRGMRAGCQWPHSDYHHSEMVTLRYSPAAVRLCWSCDNQLREQSLDQLSAIASKNAAEYVIRAARGFLHFRDDHELTLPELCWWAFCRDVLSAVPGDMARKALQLPALSTPDVMRESDIVPSVPATSILAEHASAPGVTELLDARFEPVREKPVVSLIVDPVAPKTLFRLPKRSRWENPKFLAWVKTQPCACCGNPADDPHHLIGWGQGGTGTKAHDAFTIPLCRQHHDELHGNAGVAAFERKYGTQPELIIKLLDRALVLGVLA from the coding sequence ATGCGTGTTCTCCTGAAACCTGCCATATCAAGGGAAATGGGCATCGTATTGCTGAAACCCGGCAAACATCTGATGTCGCTCTTTGCATCCGGGCGCGTGCTGGTGGAGATGGAGCCAGCCAATATGGCCCACTTACCCAGCGGCGAAGTTCCACCAGCACACCAGCCTTTGATTGCAGATCCTGCGCTGGCGCCTTTTTTTTCCAACGAAAAAGTTATTGCTGCTGCTGGCGGGGTAGATGGTGTTGAATACTGGTTACGCGGAATGCGTGCCGGTTGCCAGTGGCCGCACTCCGACTATCACCACTCTGAGATGGTAACGTTGCGCTACTCACCAGCAGCGGTTCGGCTTTGCTGGAGTTGCGATAACCAGCTGCGCGAGCAGTCTCTCGATCAACTTTCTGCCATAGCCAGTAAAAATGCCGCCGAATATGTTATCCGCGCCGCGCGTGGCTTTCTTCATTTCAGGGACGATCATGAATTAACGCTGCCAGAGCTTTGCTGGTGGGCGTTTTGTCGGGATGTGTTGTCAGCGGTTCCGGGGGATATGGCTCGGAAGGCGTTACAACTTCCGGCACTGAGCACGCCAGATGTTATGCGTGAAAGTGACATTGTCCCATCAGTTCCGGCCACAAGCATTCTTGCCGAACATGCATCTGCCCCCGGTGTTACTGAGCTTTTGGATGCCAGATTTGAACCAGTACGCGAAAAGCCCGTGGTGTCTCTGATTGTTGATCCTGTGGCTCCGAAAACGCTTTTCAGACTTCCCAAGCGCAGTCGATGGGAAAATCCGAAATTCCTTGCATGGGTAAAAACTCAACCCTGCGCATGCTGCGGCAACCCTGCCGACGATCCACATCATCTTATTGGCTGGGGGCAGGGCGGAACTGGCACTAAAGCACATGATGCGTTCACCATCCCGCTCTGTAGACAACATCACGATGAACTGCACGGC